From Seriola aureovittata isolate HTS-2021-v1 ecotype China chromosome 16, ASM2101889v1, whole genome shotgun sequence, one genomic window encodes:
- the psmb12 gene encoding proteasome 20S subunit beta 12 has product MEKRCTDSHVKGVSTGTTILAAIFDGGVVIGSDSRASIGGEYVSSKTINKVIQVHDRIFCCMAGSLADAQAVIKTAKFHLSFHSVQMETPPLVIAAASVLKELCYNNKEELQAGFMTAGWDRKKGPQVYVVSLGGMLISQPVTIGGSGSTYIYGYVDAKYKPNMSREECLQFATNALALAMGRDNVSGGVAHLVVITETGVEHVVVPGDKLPKFHDE; this is encoded by the exons ATGGAGAAACGCTGCACGGACTCACACGTCAAAGGAGTCAGCACAGGG ACCACCATCCTGGCCGCCATTTTTGATGGAGGGGTCGTGATCGGTTCAGATTCCAGAGCTTCAATTGGAGG GGAATATGTATCATCTAAGACCATCAACAAGGTGATTCAGGTTCATGACCGGATCTTCTGCTGCATGGCTGGCTCCCTCGCAGACGCTCAGGCCGTCATTAAGACTGCTAAATTCCACCTGTCCTTCCACAG TGTCCAGATGGAGACCCCTCCGCTGGTGATAGCAGCAGCGTCGGTGCTGAAAGAACTGTGTTACAATAACAAAGAGGAGCTGCAGGCCGGCTTCATGACAGCAGGCTGGGACAGGAAGAAAGGACCACAG GTGTACGTGGTGTCCTTAGGCGGGATGTTAATCAGTCAGCCCGTTACCATCGGTGGCTCAGGCAGCACTTACATCTACGGCTACGTTGACGCCAAATACAAACCCAACATGAGCAGAGAAGAATGCCTTCAGTTTGCCACTAATG CTCTTGCTTTGGCCATGGGCAGAGACAACGTCAGCGGGGgcgtggctcacctggtggtgATCACGGAAACAGGGGTGGAGCATGTGGTTGTGCCTGGTGACAAGCTGCCCAAGTTCCATGATGAGTGA
- the psmb9a gene encoding proteasome subunit beta type-9: protein MSGGTGPEWLSQEVKTGTTIIAVEYNGGVVLGSDSRVSAGATVVNRVMNKLSPLHDKIYCALSGSAADAQTIAEIVNYQLDVHSTEIGEDPQVRSAATLVRNISYKYKEELSAHLIVAGWDRRDGGQVFATLNGLLTRQPFAVGGSGSSYVYGFVDAEYRRGMSKEESQKFVVNTLSLAMNRDGSSGGVAYIVAIDEHSTEERVILGNELPTFFDQ, encoded by the exons ATGTCGGGAGGAACCGGGCCAGAGTGGTTGTCTCAGGAGGTGAAGACCGGG ACAACCATCATTGCCGTAGAGTATAATGGAGGGGTCGTGCTGGGCTCTGACTCCCGCGTGTCGGCGGG aGCAACAGTGGTGAACAGGGTGATGAACaaactctctcctctccatgaCAAGATCTACTGTGCTCTGTCAGGATCTGCAGCCGACGCTCAGACTATTGCTGAGATAGTCAACTACCAGCTAGATGTCCACAG TACCGAGATAGGTGAGGACCCCCAGGTTCGCTCAGCTGCCACTCTGGTGAGGAACATCTCGTACAAGTACAAGGAGGAGCTGTCAGCACATCTCATTGTGGCCGGCTGGgacaggagagatggagggCAG GTGTTTGCCACCCTGAACGGTCTCCTGACGAGGCAGCCTTTTGCAGTTGGGGGCTCCGGCAGCTCATATGTTTATGGGTTTGTTGATGCTGAGTATCGCAGGGGAATGAGCAAAGAGGAGAGTCAGAAGTTTGTTGTCAACA CTCTCTCTTTGGCGATGAACCGCGATGGCTCCAGTGGCGGCGTGGCCTATATCGTCGCCATCGACGAgcacagcacagaggagagagtcaTTCTTGGGAATGAATTACCGACCTTCTTTGATCAGTGA
- the tap2a gene encoding antigen peptide transporter 2a, with product MAENKFILHKVAALILAVCVDLSLFYASGLVVTHGVFGHLVRLWVSAALRCVALTAVCLLTLGHFRPLLVRIVAAHSLLPAVFETGTKALYHEESQCGQLAGMRCWLLCTAASLAAALFWEITIPDTDEAAAGKGTKQKARDLFMRVLRLFRPDYPLLLGGFVFLSLAVLCEMFIPFYTGRVIDILGGQYQQNEFISALLFMGLYSLGSSVSAGCRGGLLLCAISSYTCRMKVKLFEALTKQEIGFFETIKTGEITSRLSKDTTLMGRTVCLNVNVLLRTFIKTVGMISLMMNLSWKLTFLVLMETPITGLIQNIYDTHYQRLSLAMQDSMALANEAASEVVSSIRVVRSFNTEKHEARRYDDRLMDTHALKTRRDIVSAVYLLARRLTGLGMQVFMLYYGRLFIRSGQMTTGNLVSFILYQSDLGDNIRTLTYIFGDMLNSVGAAGKVFEYLDRKPQVSTEGKLKPDQLRGRVNFHRLNFAYPANPNKTVLKDFSLELKPGQMTALVGPSGEGKSTCVSLLERFYEPQDGRILLDNEPLKSYDHRYLHKKVAVVSQDPVLFSGSIRDNIAYGLVDCSLDEIQEAARKANAHDFIKQLEKGYDTEVGEGGGQLSKSEKQRIAVARALVRRPSVLILDEITSSLDTESENKVQQALASCPNQTLLVIAHRLKTIERADQIVVISGGKVEERGTHRELMDMKGSYYKLVEKRFTEGNSPQ from the exons atggcagaaaataaatTCATCCTCCACAAAGTCGCTGCTTTGATTTTAGCAGTTTGCGTCGACCTGTCCTTGTTTTACGCATCGGGACTGGTAGTGACGCACGGTGTCTTTGGACATCTTGTCCGTCTCTGGGTTTCTGCGGCTCTCCGGTGTGTGGCACTGACTGCTGTATGTCTGCTCACCCTCGGACACTTCAGGCCGTTGCTGGTTCGTATTGTAGCGGCGCACAGTCTGCTCCCCGCGGTGTTTGAGACCGGGACCAAGGCGCTCTACCATGAGGAGAGCCAGTGTGGCCAGCTGGCGGGTATGCGCTGCTGGCTGCTGTGCACCGCAGCGTCGCTGGCTGCCGCACTGTTCTGGGAGATCACCATCCCGGACACCGACGAAGCGGCCGCCGGTAAAGGGACAAAGCAGAAGGCTAGAGATCTGTTTATGAGAGTCCTCCGGCTGTTCAGACCAGACTATCCCCTGCTGCTGGGAGGGTTTGTGTTCTTGTCGCTGGCAGTTCTCT gTGAGATGTTCATCCCGTTCTACACTGGCAGAGTCATTGACATCTTGGGTGGTCAGTACCAGCAGAATGAATTTATATCTGCACTGCTCTTCATGGGCCTGTACTCTCTGGGAAG CTCTGTGAGTGCAGGCTGCAGAGGGGGTCTTTTACTTTGTGCCATCAGTTCTTACACATGCAGAATGAAAGTCAAACTATTTGAGGCTTTGACCAAACAGGAAATTGGATTCTTTGAGACCATAAAGACAG GTGAAATCACATCCAGGTTGTCTAAGGACACCACCCTGATGGGAAGAACAGTGTGCCTGAATGTCAACGTGCTGCTGAGGACATTCATCAAGACGGTGGGTATGATCTCCCTGATGATGAATCTGTCATGGAAGCTGACATTCCTCGTACTGATGGAGACGCCAATCACTGGCCTCATTCAGAACATCTACGACACACACTACCAg AGGTTGTCCCTGGCGATGCAGGACTCAATGGCTTTGGCAAACGAAGCAGCAAGCGAGGTGGTATCCAGTATTCGTGTGGTACGGAGctttaatacagaaaaacatgagGCCCGTCGCTATGACGACCGCTTGATGGACACACATGCCCTCAAGACTCGCCGGGACATTGTCTCGGCTGTTTACCTGCTGGCACGGAGG ttgaCAGGGTTGGGCATGCAGGTCTTCATGTTGTACTACGGCAGGCTGTTCATCCGGAGCGGACAGATGACCACGGGCAATCTTGTTTCCTTTATCCTCTACCAGTCAGACCTTGGAGACAACATAAGG ACGCTCACCTACATCTTCGGCGACATGCTGAACTCGGTGGGAGCTGCTGGGAAAGTGTTTGAGTATCTGGACCGGAAACCGCAAGTCAGCACAGAGGGAAAACTCAAACCTGATCAGCTGAGAGGACGCGTCAACTTCCACCGTCTCAACTTTGCCTATCCTGCAAACCCCAACAAAACAGTGCTGAAG GATTTCTCTTTGGAGCTGAAGCCGGGTCAGATGACGGCGCTGGTGGGTCCGTCTGGAGAAGGAAAAAGCACCTGTGTGAGTCTGCTGGAGCGATTCTACGAGCCGCAGGATGGACGAATCCTACTGGACAATGAACCACTGAAGTCCTACGATCACCGTTACCTCCACAAGAAG GTCGCGGTGGTGAGCCAGGATCCCGTTCTCTTCTCTGGCTCCATCAGAGACAACATCGCCTACGGGCTTGTTGACTGCTCCTTGGATGAGATCCAGGAGGCGGCACGCAAAGCCAACGCCCATGACTTCATCAAGCAGCTGGAGAAAGGCTACGATACGG AGGTGGGTGAGGGAGGCGGCCAGTTATCCAAGAGCGAGAAGCAGCGGATCGCCGTTGCTCGAGCTCTGGTCAGACGGCCGAGCGTCCTCATCCTGGACGAAATAACCAGCTCTCTGGACACTGAGAGTGAAAACAAG GTTCAGCAGGCCCTGGCCAGTTGTCCCAACCAGACCCTTCTGGTGATCGCCCACAGGCTGAAGACCATAGAGAGGGCGGATCAGATCGTTGTGATCAGTGGTGGCAAAGTTGAGGAGCGAGGGACTCACCGGGAGCTGATGGACATGAAGGGGAGCTACTACAAACTGGTAGAGAAGCGCTTCACTGAGGGAAACTCGCCGCAGTGA